In Rhodamnia argentea isolate NSW1041297 chromosome 11, ASM2092103v1, whole genome shotgun sequence, one genomic interval encodes:
- the LOC115736465 gene encoding vacuolar iron transporter homolog 4-like, whose translation MDLSQTPGGQSKLPTVAEGKAETQARRTELFRRAQWLRAAVLGAIDGLLSTTSLMLGVGAAKDDRRSMVLSGIAGALAGAFSMAVGEFVSVSTQRDIEQVNLKKRDSVTETEKPEEIKITVTATKHDETGSAEPTGRTPSRSTPCRRMLICEIPEKGSPVMVVEPQSITLFSPTSPALKVLAENAAKAKQEAIDGEEALPNPYKAAAASALAFLCGSLFPLLPAIFVAQQTLRVAIVAAVASIALALFGGIGAHLGGSPVKVSAVRILVGGWIAMGVTYGLLKPFDGDDDAK comes from the coding sequence ATGGACCTGTCGCAGACGCCTGGCGGGCAGAGCAAGCTTCCGACGGTAGCGGAGGGGAAGGCTGAGACCCAAGCGCGGAGGACTGAACTGTTTCGGCGAGCTCAGTGGCTCCGAGCCGCCGTTCTTGGGGCTATTGATGGGCTGCTCTCGACGACGTCGTTGATGCTCGGGGTCGGCGCTGCGAAGGATGATCGTCGGTCCATGGTTCTCTCGGGCATTGCGGGGGCTCTCGCGGGCGCTTTCAGCATGGCGGTTGGCGAGTTTGTCTCGGTCTCGACGCAGAGGGATATCGAGCAGGTGAACCTCAAGAAGCGCGACTCCGTGACAGAGACGGAAAAGCCAGAAGAGATCAAGATCACCGTCACTGCTACTAAGCACGACGAGACCGGCTCGGCTGAGCCCACTGGACGGACCCCATCCAGAAGCACTCCATGCCGGAGGATGTTGATATGCGAAATACCGGAAAAGGGGTCCCCGGTGATGGTGGTGGAGCCTCAGTCGATCACGCTATTCTCGCCCACCTCGCCTGCGCTTAAGGTGCTTGCCGAAAACGCTGCGAAAGCAAAGCAGGAAGCAATCGACGGAGAAGAAGCTTTACCCAACCCTTACAAAGCCGCGGCTGCGTCTGCCTTGGCTTTCCTTTGCGGGTCGTTGTTTCCTCTGTTGCCGGCCATCTTTGTCGCTCAACAAACGCTCAGAGTCGCGATTGTCGCGGCGGTTGCATCCATAGCTCTTGCTCTGTTCGGAGGCATCGGAGCTCATCTCGGTGGCTCGCCAGTGAAAGTCTCCGCGGTGAGGATTTTAGTGGGTGGGTGGATTGCCATGGGAGTTACTTACGGGTTGCTCAAGCCTTTCGACGGAGACGATGATGCTAAGTAG
- the LOC115736371 gene encoding probable L-type lectin-domain containing receptor kinase S.5: MGRALAPLPANLTFLSLLLLFLPLAARLRPLEALDFQLGPFDPSSDYKTLEVVYPATIANKALQVTPDSAGNFTLQNQSGRILYRQGFKLWDGPSTAPTKLASFNTSFVINIFRVNGNSTPGEGLAFIVAPDLNLPAGSSGGYLGLTNATTDGHDSNRLLAVEFDTFKQDYDPDANHIGLDINSVRSSQNVSLAGLGFQLAPNVTKFFHVWIDYDGGGKVLKVYMIDEDESTPTKPKPASPIMKASLDTSKVVSQNSYFGFAASTGGNVELNCVLSWNLTVEDLPKDGDLPAGLVIGLAVGIPAAAAVLVGAAVLGFRVRRRRAAANDPNILGTLKSLPGTPKEFEFRDLKRATGNFDERNKLGQGGFGVVYKGVLATENRQVAVKKFSRGDLKSKDDFLAELTIINRLRHRHLVPLLGWCHKKGMLLLVYDFMPNGSLDSHIFCGPERQTLGWSHRYKIVSGVASALHYLHDEYDQKVVHRDLKASNVMLDSNFNARLGDFGLARAIDNEKTSYAELEEGVPGTVGYIAPECLHTGKATRESDVFGFGAVILEVVCGQRPWNRAGFGGFQFLVDWVWSLHREGRILEAVDERLGGDYAEEEARRLLLLGLACSHPTAAERPKTPAIVQILSGSVDAPRVPPFKPAFVWPSASPLMEIGDTTDVTPMTSSQFGSGWTPRYASKESDAGYNNSSPV, encoded by the exons ATGGGCCGAGCTCTAGCGCCTCTCCCGGCCAACctcaccttcctctctctcctcctcctcttcctccctcTCGCCGCCCGGCTGCGGCCCCTCGAAGCGCTAGATTTCCAGCTCGGCCCCTTTGATCCCTCCTCCGACTACAAAACCTTGGAGGTCGTCTATCCGGCCACCATCGCCAACAAGGCCCTCCAGGTCACCCCCGACTCCGCAGGCAACTTCACCCTCCAGAACCAGTCCGGCAGGATCCTCTACAGGCAGGGCTTCAAGCTCTGGGACGGACCCTCCACGGCCCCCACCAAGCTCGCCTCCTTCAACACCTCCTTCGTCATCAACATCTTCCGGGTCAACGGCAACAGCACCCCCGGCGAGGGCCTGGCCTTCATCGTCGCGCCGGACCTGAACCTCCCGGCGGGGAGCTCCGGCGGCTACCTCGGGCTCACCAACGCCACCACCGACGGTCACGACAGCAACCGCCTCCTGGCCGTCGAGTTCGACACCTTCAAGCAGGACTATGACCCGGACGCGAACCACATCGGCCTCGACATCAACTCGGTCCGGTCCAGCCAGAACGTCTCGCTGGCGGGCCTGGGCTTCCAGCTCGCTCCTAACGTTACCAAATTCTTCCACGTCTGGATCGACTACGATGGCGGCGGTAAGGTCCTGAAGGTCTACATGATCGACGAGGACGAATCCACCCCGACGAAGCCCAAGCCGGCTTCTCCAATTATGAAGGCTAGCCTCGACACGAGCAAGGTGGTGAGCCAGAACTCCTACTTCGGCTTCGCCGCGTCGACCGGGGGGAACGTGGAGCTCAACTGCGTGCTGAGTTGGAACCTGACGGTGGAGGACCTGCCGAAGGACGGGGACCTTCCGGCGGGGCTGGTGATCGGGCTGGCCGTCGGGAtcccggcggcggcggcagttCTGGTCGGGGCGGCCGTCTTGGGCTTCCGCGTGAGGCGGCGGAGGGCGGCGGCGAACGACCCGAACATACTTGGGACGCTGAAGAGCTTGCCGGGGACGCCGAAGGAGTTCGAGTTCCGGGATCTGAAAAGGGCGACGGGGAACTTCGACGAGAGGAACAAGCTGGGGCAGGGAGGGTTCGGGGTGGTGTACAAGGGGGTGTTGGCGACGGAGAACCGGCAGGTGGCGGTGAAGAAGTTCTCGAGGGGCGACCTGAAGAGCAAGGACGACTTCTTGGCGGAGCTCACCATCATCAACCGCCTGCGCCACCGGCATCTCGTCCCCTTGCTCG GATGGTGCCACAAGAAGGGGATGCTGCTCTTGGTCTATGACTTCATGCCGAACGGGAGCCTCGACAGCCACATCTTCTGCGGCCCGGAGAGGCAGACCCTTGGGTGGAGCCACCGCTACAAGATCGTCTCCGGCGTCGCCTCAGCCCTCCACTACCTCCACGACGAGTACGACCAGAAGGTCGTCCACCGCGACCTCAAGGCCAGCAACGTCATGCTCGACTCCAACTTCAACGCCCGCCTCGGCGACTTCGGCCTCGCCCGCGCCATCGACAACGAGAAGACCTCCTACGCCGAGCTCGAGGAGGGCGTCCCTGGGACGGTCGGCTACATCGCCCCCGAGTGCCTCCACACAGGCAAGGCCACCCGGGAGTCCGACGTCTTCGGCTTCGGCGCGGTCATCCTCGAGGTGGTGTGCGGCCAGCGCCCGTGGAACAGGGCCGGGTTCGGCGGGTTCCAGTTCTTGGTGGACTGGGTGTGGTCGCTCCACCGCGAGGGGCGGATCCTGGAGGCAGTGGACGAGCGTCTGGGTGGGGACTACGCGGAGGAAGAGGCCCGGCGGTTGCTGCTCCTCGGGCTGGCTTGCTCCCACCCGACCGCGGCAGAGAGGCCCAAGACGCCGGCGATCGTGCAAATTCTCTCGGGGTCGGTGGACGCGCCGCGCGTCCCGCCGTTCAAGCCCGCGTTCGTTTGGCCCTCGGCGAGCCCGCTGATGGAAATCGGGGATACCACGGACGTGACGCCGATGACGTCGTCGCAGTTCGGGTCGGGCTGGACGCCGAGATACGCGAGTAAAGAAAGTGACGCAGGGTACAATAACAGCTCTCCTGTGTAG
- the LOC115736378 gene encoding 2-oxoglutarate-dependent dioxygenase DAO-like, giving the protein MVEGRVPAIDIQDFPGQYQKLREACEVWGCFRIVNHKIPLELMSEMKAVVRSLLDLPSDIKKRNSDVITGSGYMAPSEKNPLYEALGLYDMGSPQAVQAFCSQLDASPHQREIIEKYAQAIHELIMDIGAKLAGSMELDSKLFMEWPCQFRINKYNFTPETIGSSGVQIHTDSGFLTILQDDENVGGLEVMDSSGAFIPVDPWTGTFLVNLGDMAKIWSNGRWCNVRHRVQCKEATIRVSIATFLLGPREEVVEPPREFVDSEHPLLFAPITYEDFRKLRFSKKLQAGEALALVRALS; this is encoded by the exons aTGGTGGAGGGACGGGTTCCTGCAATAGACATTCAGGATTTTCCAGGGCAATATCAGAAGCTGAGAGAGGCATGTGAGGTTTGGGGTTGCTTCAGGATAGTAAACCACAAGATTCCACTGGAGCTGATGTCAGAGATGAAGGCAGTAGTGAGGTCTTTGCTTGATCTTCCCTCTGATATCAAGAAGAGGAACTCAGACGTGATAACGGGAAGTGGGTACATGGCACCCAGTGAGAAGAATCCTCTGTATGAGGCTCTGGGACTCTATGACATGGGCTCACCTCAAGCTGTCCAAGCGTTTTGTTCTCAATTGGATGCATCCCCTCACCAGAG AGAAATAATAGAGAAGTATGCCCAAGCAATACATGAACTCATCATGGACATCGGGGCAAAGCTGGCTGGAAGCATGGAACTAGACAGTAAATTGTTCATGGAATGGCCCTGCCAGTTCAGGATCAACAAATACAATTTCACTCCTGAAACTATTGGGTCTTCAGGGGTCCAAATACACACCGACTCCGGATTCCTGACCATTCTTCAAGATGACGAGAACGTTGGTGGTCTCGAAGTGATGGACTCATCCGGCGCGTTCATTCCAGTTGATCCCTGGACTGGTACATTCCTCGTCAATCTAGGAGATATGGCAAAG ATATGGAGCAATGGAAGGTGGTGCAACGTAAGGCACCGAGTTCAGTGCAAAGAAGCGACGATCCGAGTGTCAATTGCTACTTTTCTTCTGGGACCGAGGGAGGAAGTTGTTGAACCACCTCGAGAATTTGTGGACTCCGAGCACCCGCTTCTCTTTGCTCCTATTACTTATGAGGATTTCAGGAAACTAAGGTTCTCCAAGAAACTTCAGGCAGGTGAAGCTCTTGCGCTTGTGCGTGCTCTATCCTGA